One window of Mucilaginibacter inviolabilis genomic DNA carries:
- a CDS encoding thioredoxin family protein, producing the protein MKKITLLFFALAIALSSHAQTTNPSADEILKQAYSKATKEHKKVMLIFHASWCGWCKKMEASLNDPSCKQMIDNNYVIATLDVLEQPARKNLENPGSTEALTKFHGEKSGLPFWLILDEKGKVLGDSQVRPKGASLDTYGDNVGCPASESEVAYFVQLLKSTSKLSDLDLAVIGKRFAQNQPAPALKPAGTN; encoded by the coding sequence ATGAAAAAGATCACTTTGTTGTTTTTTGCACTCGCAATTGCCTTGAGCAGCCATGCGCAAACCACCAATCCATCAGCCGATGAGATATTAAAGCAGGCTTATTCAAAAGCTACCAAAGAGCATAAAAAGGTAATGCTGATATTTCATGCGTCATGGTGTGGCTGGTGTAAAAAAATGGAGGCCTCGCTGAATGATCCATCCTGTAAACAAATGATCGATAACAATTATGTGATAGCCACATTGGACGTACTGGAACAGCCTGCCAGAAAAAATCTGGAAAACCCGGGATCCACAGAGGCTTTAACCAAATTTCACGGGGAAAAATCAGGATTGCCCTTTTGGTTGATCCTGGATGAAAAAGGCAAAGTTTTAGGCGATAGCCAGGTAAGACCAAAAGGCGCTTCATTGGATACGTATGGCGATAATGTAGGCTGCCCGGCCAGTGAAAGCGAAGTAGCTTATTTTGTTCAGCTGTTAAAATCAACTTCTAAACTAAGCGACCTTGATTTGGCGGTTATCGGCAAACGTTTCGCGCAAAACCAACCTGCCCCGGCACTAAAACCAGCAGGTACAAATTAA
- the eutC gene encoding ethanolamine ammonia-lyase subunit EutC, translating into MKRNIPQEIQPLKALQEFTPARIGLGRVGTSIPLKQSLEFKLAHAHARDAVYSELDINSLTKLLQLFSLPILQLQSRVGYREQYLQRPDMGRRLNEESINLLQQGYYAPTDIAIIIVDGLSATAVNKNSLELLQVLIPQLTASSFKLAPISLVEQGRVAIGDDIGHGLNAKLSLVLIGERPGLSSADSLGVYLTYGPKPGLTDEARNCVSNIRPGGLSYTEATKKIFYLISEAFKRKLSGVMLKDNAGLLES; encoded by the coding sequence ATGAAAAGGAATATCCCCCAGGAAATACAGCCATTAAAGGCGCTACAGGAGTTTACACCCGCCCGGATAGGTTTGGGGAGGGTAGGTACCAGTATCCCATTAAAACAATCGCTGGAGTTTAAACTGGCCCATGCGCATGCTCGTGATGCTGTATATTCTGAATTGGATATCAATAGCTTAACAAAGCTACTTCAATTGTTTAGTTTGCCGATTTTACAACTTCAAAGTAGAGTTGGTTATCGCGAACAATACCTGCAACGACCAGATATGGGCCGCAGATTAAACGAGGAATCTATTAATCTGCTTCAACAAGGGTATTATGCCCCAACAGATATAGCTATTATTATAGTCGATGGTCTATCGGCAACTGCTGTCAATAAAAATTCACTGGAATTATTACAGGTACTAATCCCGCAATTGACTGCATCAAGCTTTAAATTAGCTCCCATTAGCCTGGTTGAACAAGGGCGCGTTGCTATTGGTGACGACATTGGACATGGGTTAAATGCAAAACTATCCCTGGTATTGATAGGAGAGCGGCCTGGACTAAGCTCGGCGGATAGTCTGGGCGTTTATCTCACTTATGGCCCTAAACCAGGCCTTACTGATGAAGCCCGTAATTGCGTATCCAACATCAGGCCTGGAGGTTTATCGTACACTGAAGCAACTAAGAAAATATTCTATCTTATCAGCGAGGCCTTTAAACGGAAATTATCAGGCGTGATGCTTAAGGATAACGCCGGATTACTGGAAAGCTGA
- a CDS encoding sugar phosphate isomerase/epimerase family protein, with amino-acid sequence MNYNRRKFIQSAGALALGTMALSGKAATLLNNVKGEHAIGLQLFTFFGVIDEDVKGTLTKIAALGYKELESAFSKKGGFYGMSPKEFKAMVNDLGMAWTSHHVLGAPFKLPPGAKMPVGADGKPLVIPPMKNLRDDMQQLVDDAAEGGIKYLVCANSPTGTLEEIKSTIKVLNKTGEAAKKVGIQFAYHNHDMEFHQVDGKVPYDLLLSETDAKNVKMELDLAWAIKGGKNPVEMFKQHPGRFPLWHVKDLDAKRETILPVGSGTIDFKPIFAAASSAGMKHFFVEHDMPKDPLASITSSISYLKNTLKV; translated from the coding sequence ATGAATTACAACAGGCGAAAGTTTATCCAAAGCGCTGGTGCACTGGCTCTTGGAACCATGGCACTATCCGGAAAAGCAGCTACACTGCTCAATAATGTAAAAGGAGAACACGCAATTGGTCTACAGTTATTTACATTTTTTGGAGTGATTGACGAAGATGTAAAAGGCACCCTCACCAAAATAGCTGCTTTGGGTTATAAAGAGCTGGAATCGGCCTTTAGTAAAAAAGGAGGATTTTATGGAATGAGTCCAAAAGAGTTCAAAGCTATGGTGAACGATCTGGGTATGGCCTGGACATCGCATCATGTGCTTGGAGCACCGTTTAAGCTTCCTCCAGGAGCAAAAATGCCTGTAGGAGCCGATGGAAAGCCTTTGGTGATACCGCCTATGAAAAACCTGCGCGACGATATGCAGCAACTGGTTGACGATGCTGCTGAAGGGGGAATCAAATACCTGGTTTGCGCCAATTCGCCCACAGGTACGCTGGAGGAGATCAAATCGACCATTAAGGTATTGAACAAAACAGGGGAGGCCGCTAAAAAAGTAGGTATACAATTTGCCTATCATAACCACGACATGGAATTTCATCAGGTTGACGGCAAAGTCCCTTATGATCTGTTGTTGAGCGAAACCGACGCCAAAAATGTAAAAATGGAACTTGACTTGGCCTGGGCTATCAAAGGCGGTAAAAACCCAGTTGAAATGTTTAAACAACATCCTGGCCGTTTCCCGCTATGGCACGTTAAAGATTTGGATGCAAAACGCGAAACCATATTGCCTGTAGGTAGTGGAACTATCGACTTTAAGCCCATTTTTGCTGCAGCATCATCTGCAGGCATGAAACACTTTTTTGTAGAGCATGACATGCCTAAAGACCCATTGGCAAGCATCACCAGCAGCATCAGCTATCTGAAAAATACATTGAAAGTGTAA
- a CDS encoding NADPH-dependent FMN reductase produces MNKQFQTDDTPILQRTQLLAISGSLRIGSSNHHILKYLATQVPDSINYTIYDELALIPPFDPGLDNDTPPDAVTRLRGLLNTVDGVIICTPEYAFGVPGQLKNMLDWLVSSSSLVEKPIALITASLGGEHAHASLLLTLGALNSYVIESATLLIPFIRSKINADGHIIHQETEESLKLLLHNFLTLDSHPSQ; encoded by the coding sequence ATGAACAAACAATTTCAAACAGATGATACGCCCATTTTACAAAGAACACAACTTCTTGCTATTTCCGGGAGTTTAAGAATAGGTTCATCTAACCATCATATCCTAAAATACCTGGCCACCCAGGTTCCTGACAGTATTAATTATACCATATACGATGAACTGGCACTGATACCGCCATTTGATCCGGGTTTGGATAATGACACACCGCCCGATGCCGTTACACGTCTGCGTGGACTTTTAAATACCGTTGATGGTGTGATCATTTGCACGCCCGAATATGCTTTTGGTGTGCCTGGGCAGCTTAAAAATATGCTGGATTGGCTGGTATCCAGCAGTTCACTGGTCGAAAAACCAATAGCCCTTATTACGGCTTCCCTTGGTGGCGAACATGCCCATGCCTCGCTCCTGCTTACGCTGGGCGCGTTAAATAGTTATGTTATTGAAAGCGCAACATTACTTATCCCTTTCATCCGGTCCAAAATAAACGCGGATGGCCATATTATCCATCAGGAAACCGAAGAAAGCTTAAAATTATTACTACATAATTTTTTAACTTTAGATTCACATCCATCTCAATAA
- a CDS encoding ethanolamine ammonia-lyase subunit EutB, whose product MPYKHTIRNKVYKFPDLKTLLGKASPYRSGDELAGVVAGSYEERVAAQITLADVPLKTFLNEAIIPYEQDEITRLIIDTHNNTSFSQISHLTVGELRDWLLSDETNTATLTSIAAGITPEMAAAVSKLMGNQDLIAIGKKCEVVTRFRNTIGLKGHFSTRLQPNHPTDDPKGVAASIIDGLLNCSGDACIGINPATDSPAAVNNLLNLMDNIRYQFDIPTQTCVLSHITTTLQLINQGAPVDLCFQSIAGTEQANTSFGVNLNLIEEAYQATLSLNRGTIGHNVMYFETGQGSALSANANFGVDQQTCEVRAYAVARKFKPLLVNTVVGFIGPEYLYDGKQIIRAALEDHFCGKLLGLPMGVDVCYTNHTQADQDDMDNLLTLLGVAGCNFIMGIPGADDIMLNYQSTSFHDALYLRKVLGTKPAPEFEKWLIKQGIIDNSGNMLPVSQSHGLLDVMIK is encoded by the coding sequence ATGCCCTACAAGCACACCATACGCAATAAAGTGTATAAGTTTCCAGATCTGAAAACTTTACTGGGCAAGGCATCGCCATACCGATCTGGCGATGAATTAGCCGGCGTTGTTGCCGGAAGTTATGAGGAGCGTGTAGCAGCCCAGATAACCCTGGCCGATGTTCCTTTGAAAACTTTCCTGAACGAAGCCATAATACCTTATGAGCAGGATGAAATAACCAGATTGATAATTGACACCCATAACAATACAAGTTTTAGCCAAATAAGCCACTTAACCGTTGGTGAACTGCGTGATTGGTTGCTGAGTGATGAAACTAATACAGCAACGTTGACCAGTATTGCTGCCGGTATTACACCCGAAATGGCTGCAGCGGTATCTAAATTAATGGGTAATCAGGATTTGATCGCCATAGGTAAAAAATGCGAGGTGGTTACCCGTTTTCGCAATACTATTGGTTTAAAAGGGCATTTTAGTACCCGCTTACAGCCAAATCATCCTACTGATGATCCAAAGGGTGTAGCGGCGAGTATTATTGATGGTTTGTTAAATTGTAGCGGAGACGCTTGTATAGGTATCAATCCGGCTACAGACAGCCCTGCAGCGGTAAATAACCTGCTCAATCTGATGGATAATATTCGTTATCAGTTTGATATACCAACGCAAACCTGTGTACTGAGCCATATTACTACCACTTTGCAGTTGATTAACCAGGGCGCGCCTGTTGATCTCTGCTTTCAATCCATAGCTGGAACGGAGCAGGCTAATACGAGCTTTGGGGTTAATCTGAACTTAATTGAAGAAGCGTATCAAGCCACACTATCATTAAACCGTGGAACCATCGGCCATAATGTGATGTATTTTGAAACGGGGCAGGGTAGTGCACTATCGGCCAATGCCAATTTTGGCGTGGATCAACAAACTTGCGAGGTGCGGGCATATGCGGTTGCTCGTAAATTTAAACCATTACTGGTCAATACAGTAGTCGGCTTTATCGGACCCGAATATTTATACGATGGCAAGCAAATTATCCGGGCTGCTTTAGAAGATCATTTTTGCGGAAAGCTGCTCGGTTTACCTATGGGTGTAGACGTTTGTTATACCAATCATACCCAGGCAGATCAGGACGATATGGATAACCTGCTCACTTTGTTAGGCGTGGCTGGCTGTAATTTCATTATGGGAATCCCCGGTGCCGATGATATTATGCTTAATTACCAATCTACCTCATTTCATGATGCACTTTATTTACGAAAGGTACTAGGGACAAAACCCGCACCTGAGTTTGAAAAATGGCTCATTAAACAAGGAATAATTGATAACAGTGGAAATATGTTACCTGTAAGTCAATCACATGGCTTATTAGATGTCATGATCAAATAG
- the eat gene encoding ethanolamine permease — MAAPQAEQLKRVLKPVHLWAIAVGLVISGEYFGWNLGWAVSGTIGFLIATLVITVMYITFIFSYTELTTSIPHAGGAFAYAYRAMGPIGGLVAGYATLIDFLLASPAIAISLGSYLHFLYPAIPIMQSAMLFNLAFIVLNISGVKESATFSVFITILAVAELLLYMGIVSPHFKMDNYLSNPMPFGWAGVFAALPFAVWFYLAIEGVAMVAEEVKEPKKNIPRGYISALATLVALALGVMILTGGITDWRKLSNLDYPLPEAIGIVLGKASGLTKIFASIGLFGLIASLHGTILASSRQVFAMARSGYLPRGLAGINHRFKTPHWALIAGGVVSFIAIYSGTTAQIIVLSVLGAIVMYLMSMLSLFILRKKEPRLERPFASPFYPVFPATALIISAVCLFAIIWFNLQVSGIFFAGLAVVIVVFVWMGKHKIALTDEMMTTPEYNH, encoded by the coding sequence ATGGCAGCACCCCAGGCAGAACAGTTAAAACGCGTATTAAAACCTGTTCATCTGTGGGCAATAGCTGTTGGTCTGGTTATATCCGGCGAGTATTTTGGCTGGAATCTGGGTTGGGCCGTATCCGGAACCATTGGCTTTCTGATTGCTACCCTGGTGATCACGGTAATGTATATTACATTTATTTTTAGTTATACAGAGCTTACTACCTCTATTCCACATGCAGGCGGGGCATTTGCATATGCTTACAGGGCAATGGGGCCTATCGGCGGTCTTGTAGCAGGTTATGCTACATTGATTGATTTTTTACTGGCATCGCCGGCCATAGCCATCTCACTGGGAAGTTATCTTCACTTTTTATATCCGGCTATACCCATTATGCAGTCGGCTATGCTATTCAATTTGGCCTTTATTGTATTGAATATATCCGGGGTAAAGGAATCGGCCACATTTTCGGTATTCATTACCATATTGGCCGTAGCCGAACTGTTGCTCTATATGGGCATTGTATCGCCCCATTTTAAAATGGATAATTATCTAAGCAACCCAATGCCTTTTGGTTGGGCCGGAGTATTCGCGGCATTACCCTTCGCTGTTTGGTTTTACCTGGCCATTGAAGGTGTGGCTATGGTTGCCGAAGAAGTTAAGGAGCCTAAAAAGAATATCCCAAGAGGTTATATATCTGCGTTGGCTACTTTAGTAGCTTTAGCCTTAGGAGTGATGATATTAACCGGTGGAATAACCGACTGGCGCAAACTCAGCAACCTGGATTATCCCTTGCCAGAAGCTATCGGAATTGTTTTGGGTAAAGCAAGTGGTCTTACAAAAATATTTGCCAGCATAGGCTTGTTTGGGCTTATTGCTTCATTGCATGGCACCATATTAGCTTCATCACGACAAGTGTTTGCCATGGCGCGCAGCGGCTACCTGCCACGAGGGCTGGCAGGCATCAATCATAGGTTTAAAACGCCACATTGGGCGCTTATTGCTGGCGGGGTAGTGAGCTTTATAGCTATTTATAGTGGCACTACAGCGCAAATTATAGTACTATCGGTACTTGGAGCTATTGTGATGTATTTGATGAGCATGCTGAGCCTGTTTATCCTTCGTAAAAAGGAACCAAGATTAGAAAGACCCTTTGCATCGCCCTTTTACCCAGTATTCCCGGCTACTGCCCTTATCATATCAGCAGTATGCCTTTTTGCCATTATCTGGTTTAATTTACAAGTAAGCGGTATATTCTTTGCTGGTTTGGCTGTGGTAATTGTGGTTTTTGTATGGATGGGAAAACATAAAATAGCCTTAACCGATGAAATGATGACGACGCCGGAATATAATCATTAA
- the htpG gene encoding molecular chaperone HtpG: MQEKGSISIHTENIFPIIKKFLYSDNEIFLRELVSNAVDATQKIKRLASLGQYNGELGDLRVEVAFDADKKTITISDNGLGMTAEEIKKYINQIAFSGATEFMEKFKEAKDANEIIGRFGLGFYSAFMVADKVEIQTLSYQDGAEPAYWVCDGSTEFEIGEGVLAERGTEITLYINSESEEFLNEHKLQEILDKYCKFLPVPIKFGTKTDREEDGVDEEGKPKYIEVQHDNIINETNPIWTKAPSELKDEDYLNFYKTLYPFSEDPLFWIHLNVDYPFNLTGVLYFPKLKNDFEIQKNKIKLFSRQVFITDEVKDIVPEFLMLLHGVIDSPDIPLNVSRSFLQADSNVKKINSYITKKVADKLSELFKTDRKAYEEKWTDIGLFVKYGMVSEDKFYDKAKDFVLVTNTKNENFTLPEYKDKVEAVQTDKDGQLVYIYTNDPAKQDAFIQSAGKKGYDVLVMNSPIDNHFISQLEQKLEKTSLKRVDADVADKLIKKDDAPEIVLTEEQSTKVKDIFNKAINKPAYNVQIESLNPDELPVTVTMDEFMRRMKDMAAMGGGMSFYGNMPDNYKVIVNGNHKLINRILQEENEDTQAQLSKQAFDLALLSQGLLTGAELTEFVNRSVNLI, translated from the coding sequence ATGCAAGAAAAAGGCAGTATTTCGATTCACACCGAGAACATTTTTCCGATCATTAAAAAATTCCTTTACTCTGATAATGAGATATTTCTGCGCGAACTGGTATCAAACGCAGTAGATGCTACCCAAAAGATCAAACGCCTGGCCTCTCTGGGTCAATACAATGGTGAACTGGGCGATCTGCGTGTTGAAGTAGCTTTCGACGCCGACAAAAAAACCATCACTATTTCCGATAACGGCCTGGGTATGACCGCCGAAGAGATTAAGAAATACATTAACCAGATCGCTTTTTCGGGCGCTACTGAGTTTATGGAAAAGTTCAAAGAAGCCAAAGATGCCAATGAAATTATCGGTCGTTTTGGTTTAGGTTTTTATTCTGCCTTCATGGTGGCCGATAAGGTTGAAATTCAGACACTTTCCTATCAGGATGGTGCCGAGCCTGCTTACTGGGTTTGCGATGGCAGCACCGAGTTTGAAATTGGCGAAGGCGTATTGGCAGAACGCGGTACCGAGATCACGCTATATATTAACAGCGAATCTGAAGAGTTTTTGAACGAACACAAGCTGCAGGAGATACTGGATAAATACTGCAAATTTTTACCTGTGCCTATTAAATTTGGCACCAAAACCGATCGCGAAGAAGATGGTGTTGATGAAGAAGGCAAACCAAAATACATTGAGGTTCAGCACGATAATATCATCAATGAAACCAATCCTATCTGGACAAAAGCGCCATCAGAATTAAAAGATGAGGATTACCTTAACTTCTACAAAACACTTTATCCTTTCAGCGAAGACCCCTTATTCTGGATCCACCTGAATGTAGATTATCCTTTCAATCTAACCGGTGTACTGTACTTCCCTAAGCTGAAAAACGATTTTGAGATTCAAAAAAACAAAATCAAATTATTTAGCCGCCAGGTATTTATTACCGATGAGGTAAAAGATATCGTACCTGAGTTCCTGATGTTATTGCATGGTGTTATTGATTCACCGGATATTCCGCTTAACGTATCACGCAGCTTTTTACAGGCCGATAGTAACGTTAAAAAGATCAACAGCTATATCACCAAAAAAGTAGCTGATAAATTGTCAGAGCTGTTTAAAACCGACCGTAAAGCCTACGAAGAAAAATGGACGGATATAGGTTTGTTCGTAAAATACGGTATGGTGAGCGAAGACAAGTTTTATGACAAGGCAAAAGACTTTGTTTTGGTAACCAATACCAAAAACGAGAACTTCACCCTGCCTGAATATAAAGATAAGGTTGAAGCTGTTCAAACCGACAAAGATGGTCAGCTGGTTTACATTTACACCAACGATCCGGCAAAACAGGATGCCTTTATCCAGTCTGCAGGTAAAAAGGGATACGATGTGCTGGTGATGAACTCTCCTATTGATAATCACTTCATCAGTCAGTTGGAACAAAAGCTGGAAAAAACATCACTAAAACGTGTGGATGCTGATGTGGCTGATAAATTGATCAAGAAAGATGACGCTCCTGAAATTGTTTTAACCGAAGAACAATCAACCAAGGTAAAAGACATCTTCAATAAAGCTATTAATAAGCCTGCATATAATGTTCAAATAGAGAGCCTTAACCCAGACGAACTACCTGTAACCGTTACCATGGATGAGTTCATGCGACGGATGAAAGATATGGCCGCTATGGGTGGTGGTATGAGTTTCTATGGCAATATGCCCGACAATTATAAGGTGATTGTGAATGGTAACCATAAATTAATCAACCGCATATTGCAGGAAGAAAACGAGGATACCCAGGCTCAATTATCAAAACAAGCATTCGACCTCGCTTTGCTTTCCCAAGGCTTACTTACAGGTGCCGAGCTTACCGAATTTGTTAATCGCAGCGTTAATCTGATATAA
- a CDS encoding DUF4251 domain-containing protein translates to MKLLKNISALLLLAFISINIAHAQSSGNDKKAARALAVKNMVEAQNYVFKANYVMPMRGVGRSLTSEYDLTVSKDTIAAFLPYFGRAYTAPYNPTEGGIKFTNTHFTYTSKVGKKGGWSITIKPTGKDKNISDWRDVQTLRLDISADGYASLQVTSSNRDPISFNGTIEKRGK, encoded by the coding sequence ATGAAATTATTAAAGAATATATCAGCATTGCTCTTACTGGCCTTTATCAGCATTAATATAGCTCATGCGCAAAGCTCTGGGAATGACAAAAAAGCTGCCCGTGCCCTGGCTGTAAAAAACATGGTAGAGGCTCAAAACTATGTATTTAAAGCCAATTACGTGATGCCAATGCGAGGCGTAGGCAGATCATTAACTTCTGAGTATGATCTGACTGTATCTAAGGATACCATTGCTGCATTTTTACCTTATTTTGGCAGAGCCTATACAGCGCCTTATAATCCTACCGAAGGGGGCATTAAATTTACCAATACCCACTTTACCTATACTTCAAAAGTTGGTAAAAAAGGAGGTTGGAGCATTACCATAAAACCAACCGGCAAAGACAAAAACATTAGTGATTGGCGCGATGTGCAAACCTTAAGGCTTGATATTTCTGCTGATGGTTATGCATCACTACAGGTAACCAGCAGCAACCGGGATCCAATTTCTTTTAATGGAACTATCGAAAAGCGCGGGAAATAA
- a CDS encoding MFS transporter has translation MKSDQQLTANSASVTNIIAPPMFLVIILSLGTFIIFFQGFMVAPILPGLAMLFHVSVRHVSFIEPAYLLGYGFVTLVYAPLSDKYGRFPVILFSLSCFIVLTACTGFCTSITQMIILRLLTGLGAGGVAPITIGWIGDNFPYEKRGHALGIFFGFMAGGMAFGSSAGALLTAQLGWQMMFWVAAAVGACVLLVLMVNAKHFLQRNTKHAGGFHIMYQSLKEIFCLPRGWRTYLFVLFNGMFHSGVFAWTGYFFYKNYHLNEREIGFALLGYGIPGLLFGPILGKLADKFGRNKIIPIGILVGALSAITLGINYSLAVSCMAIATLSLGFDLTQPLYAAIITTLSPKKGAATGLFAFFLFMGYGFGSLIFSMIVSIGLNQTFRLFGIVAVVVAFIAVNNFKNEK, from the coding sequence ACCGCCAATGTTCCTGGTCATTATTTTATCATTAGGAACTTTCATTATTTTTTTCCAGGGATTTATGGTCGCGCCGATTTTGCCAGGACTGGCCATGCTATTTCACGTATCTGTGCGTCACGTAAGTTTTATTGAACCAGCTTACTTATTAGGATATGGATTTGTTACCCTGGTTTACGCGCCTTTATCAGATAAATACGGCCGTTTTCCGGTTATATTATTTTCATTAAGTTGCTTTATTGTGTTAACTGCCTGCACCGGATTTTGCACCTCCATCACACAGATGATTATCCTTAGGTTATTGACTGGTTTGGGTGCAGGCGGCGTGGCTCCAATTACCATTGGATGGATTGGTGATAATTTTCCATATGAAAAGCGAGGTCATGCCCTGGGTATTTTTTTCGGGTTTATGGCCGGTGGAATGGCCTTTGGTTCCAGTGCTGGAGCTTTGCTTACTGCTCAGTTAGGCTGGCAAATGATGTTTTGGGTTGCGGCTGCTGTAGGTGCTTGCGTTTTATTGGTATTGATGGTTAACGCTAAACATTTTTTACAAAGAAACACCAAACATGCCGGCGGCTTCCATATTATGTACCAATCTCTTAAAGAGATTTTTTGCTTGCCGAGGGGCTGGCGAACTTACTTGTTTGTGCTGTTTAATGGCATGTTTCATAGCGGGGTTTTCGCTTGGACAGGTTATTTTTTTTATAAGAATTACCATCTTAATGAAAGGGAAATCGGCTTTGCGCTATTGGGCTATGGCATACCCGGATTGCTCTTTGGGCCAATACTGGGCAAACTTGCCGATAAGTTTGGGCGCAATAAAATCATCCCGATAGGAATTTTAGTGGGGGCTTTATCTGCAATAACATTGGGCATAAACTATTCACTGGCCGTATCCTGCATGGCTATTGCCACCTTATCCTTAGGGTTCGATTTAACCCAGCCCCTGTACGCAGCCATTATTACAACCCTTTCGCCCAAAAAAGGAGCAGCCACAGGTTTGTTCGCTTTCTTCCTTTTCATGGGCTATGGGTTTGGAAGCCTGATTTTCAGCATGATTGTAAGTATAGGACTGAATCAAACCTTCCGGCTATTTGGAATAGTTGCTGTTGTTGTTGCTTTTATCGCTGTAAACAATTTTAAAAATGAAAAATAA